GGCAATCATCATTCTGGCCTGGGCCCCAAAGATTCTGTAGGGTGGAGGGGGTTGGTGTGGGGCTGGGTCTCAGGGGGCCCTTTCCCCTTGTGAACAGGGTAAGGGTGGTCAGTGCAGGCCCCAGCGGTTTTGGGGCAGCAGTGCGGGGTTCCATTCTGCATCCTGCTCTACCCCCAATTGGGGGAGGGGTACAGGAGGCTTCTTTGTGGCCTGTGTGCAGTGCTTCAGACCCTGCACCTCACCCCACCCATAGCTGTGCCcctccagggctccctgcatAAACAGCCCCCATGCCCCACCTCGGGCAGCTGCAGGTGAGGTGGGTCCCTGCGTCCAAATTAGGGGCGTGGGAACATGCCATGGGGGACTGTCCTGGGACAAGGGGGctctgaaaaagatgtgggggtcatggtggataatcagctgcacATGGGTTGCCCGTGTGATGCTGCCCAGAAGCGCTCACGGGATGCCGAGATGCAGAAAGGGAGTTGtgaacagagaggttattttccctcCGGAGGGGGCCCtggcacagctgtggctggaaggGGGTGTCCAGTTCTGCCGCCTGCAATTCCAGAAGGCTGTTGATAAGCTGGAGGAGTCAGAGAAGAGCCGTGAGAACgaagagaggaaggaaaaaggCCGTCCAGTGCTAGGCTCCGGGAGGTCAATGGTGGGGTTTTAAATGAGGATTGGCTGCTTCTCTAAAACGAATTCTGTGCTAGAGGTTATGGTGGGGCCGGTCGCTGCCGTGGGGTCAGACTAGATAGGCACAAatatcccttttggccttggaatctgtgaaacctgcccctccccagaggtggctgcatccctGTGCCCCTGGTGAGTTCCCCCCTATCACGTGGGCTGTGCTGAATTCACTGGCCTCCCTGCTCATGGGTCTGTATGGGATAGTTTAGGCCTGTGCCCTCATCCAACATGGCCGCCGCTTGACTTCGCCCTTTCGTCCAGCCCCCCGTCTCAGCGGCCGGATAGTTGCCCTCACCCATGATGTCACCTGTACGGCTTCACTACCGGGCAGGTTGTCGCCGCGTTGATTGGCCGCGGGCTTAGTCGCCTCGCTCCGTGATTGGATGCGGCAGCCGGGACCGGAAGAGCCTGGcccgcagctggaggctgcaCGTGGTTCCAGGCGCTGAGGATGGAGGCGGTGGCTGGGAGCGGGGCGCAGGGGGGGCCAGCCGGGGGGGGCAAGAAGGTGAGTGCCGGGGAAGTGAGCCCCTCCCCTCGGGAGTGGGGCAGTTCCCCCCCCGTGTCGGTGGGGCGGGGATTCCCCGTGGAGGGGGTGGAGGTTACCTCTTCCCCCCGTGTCTGTGGGGCGGGGATTCCCCCGGGGGGGGCTGTTCCCCCCCCGCCGTGTCGGTGGGGCGGGGATTCCCCGTGGAGGGGGTGGAGGTTACCTCTCCCCCGCGTGTCTGTGGGGCGGGGATTCCCCCGGGGGGGGCAGTTCCCCCCCGTGTCGGTGGGGCGGGGATTCCCCGTGGAGGGGGTGGTGgttacctctccccccccccgtgtctgTGGGGCGGGGATTCCCCCGGGGGTGCGGTGgttacctctccccccccccgtgtctgTGGGGCGGGGATTCCCCCGGGGGGGACGGTGGTTACCCCGTGTcatgagcagggagggggcaggtcaCTAACTCGAGTCGGGTGCATCCAGGGGGCGAACACCCAATTACAGGGGTTTGAGGGGGAGTTTATTGCCCCCATGTCTGTGGGGCGGCGGGGTCTCTACGACAACTCTAGTAACTTGAGgacacgggggaggggctggctgtatCCGTGGGGTGTCCCGCGAGGAgtgatctggggggcagggctggcagccctggggacaCGTCTGGGGCACCTAGTCCTTTGCTGGGTTAGGGGTGCAAGTCTTTCcctggggggggttggagggcagttcccccccccccgactatgTGTTGTGGCTGGTGGTTCTGCCCCTAGTTGTGGTGGGGGGCACTCCCCATCAGACCAGTGGGAGTGGCTGGCTATTCTGCCCTGTGGGGCAGGTATCTCCCCACAAGTTGGGGGGCAGTTTTTAGTCTCtgtcctctgtgcccccccctcccagctggaGGAACTGATTCCCCCCATGTCTCACCCCCTCACCAATCTCCCCACCTCCCGAGCTGGGGGTAACTGATTCTCCCCCACGATTCATCCCCCCTTTCTCTGCCCCGCACCCCCCGAAGAAGAAGACGACGACAAAGAAGCTGCAGCGCTACTGGGAAGGGGCCCCCCAGCCGGACCCCCCCGCAGCTGCCCCCTCCAAGGCCAAGAGGCGTCGTCGCAATGAGAAGACCAGGCcaagggctggggcaaaggggagCCTGGAGGCCAGGAAGAGGCCGCGGGCGTCAGAGGCCGCAGGCCGGATCTCTGGGGTAAGGCTGGGAATGCTGGGGGGCtggccatggggggaggaggggcagctgaggttGGGGGGACGAGGGCCGGGGGATTGCACGACAAAAGGGAGTACCgttggggctctgggggggatgggggcccGTAGCaggcccccccaccctctgtctgtctgtctgtgtctctctctctcttcctagaAGAGGGACCCGTTCCCCGGACCCGCCCCCCTCTCTCGCCACAAGGTGAAGAAATTCCAACGGGGCCAGAAATCGCAGCTGGTGAGTTGAGGGGCGTGGTGGAAATCGGGGGGGCAGCTGGGTCTCTGGGGGTTGCCGGGCAGTTACTGACCCCCAgtggtggggggcgggagggacggGGCCACGTGCGGCTCTCAccccgtctgtctgtccgtccgtccaCCCCCCCAGGCAGGGGCGTCCAGCCGGCGGCTCCGGGACCATCTGGCCTCGCTGGATCAGAAGGTGGAGCTGGCAGCGCAGCAGGCCGCGCgcatggagctgctgctgcccgaGGAGCCagggtgagtgccccccccccccccccggagctggggcagctgccccagtgcccccaTCATCTGCTACCTTCAGGTCCCCGCGCGGTGCTGCCACTTGAGCCGGGGCTACCCGctggttctcccccacccccgtgggATGGGTGATACACACACCCCCTTAACTCCATACACATGCCCCCGATCCCGgccggctcccctcccccaccagtgctgtccattcccagctctcacccccccccccccccgcaggttcCTGGAGGGGGACCCCGGCGAGGACACCTGCACCATCGCCCAGGCCGACATCGCTGAGGCTGCCGACATCGCCAGCGCCACCAAGGTCAGAGACGCCCCcacacaccgggggggggggggggagggtgtcgtGAGGTGGGGGgaatggcagggggaggggtcgcCCCTAGGATGTGGGGGGGTCACTGGGCAGTATTGGGGGGGATCACGGGAGCATCTCAGTGGTGCAGGGGGGTCACCGGGGGGATCCCGGGGCAGCGTCTCTGGGGGGCTCACCCGGGGTTGGTGGTCCCTGTGCTGTGTCTAACCAGGTCTCTACCCCCCATAGCACTTTGAGCTGACACTGAACCAGTTTGGCCCCTACCGGATGGATTATACCCGACCTGGCCGGTgagtggggggatgggcagggaggagCATGTGGGGGGAgagtaggagggagggggacccaTGGGGCAGGTGGGAATCagtggggaaggagtggggggttGGCTGGCTGTACCTAGGTGGCAGGTCTTCTGGGGAGCGGTTGAAGAGGCAGGGCCCGACTGGGTTCTCCTGTGTGGGGGAGGGTCTGCGTCAGGGACCCCTAACCCCACAGGCCTCCCCTGAGCTGCTCTGGGGGTCCCAGCAGGATCCGATAGGGGCAGGTCAGGAGACATACGGAGACTGGATTGTGTGTGTTAGAAGATGAGTCTCCCCGGTCCATGGCCAGGGGGTTCCCCGGCTGCTCCCCTCATCCCTCCcatctccccccacaggcacctgctgctggggggccggcggggccacgtggcagccctGGACTGGCAAACCAAGTCACTGCTATGTGAGATCAACGTCATGGAGACGGTCACTGACGTCACGTGAGTGTGCGACTGGGGGCATGCGACACAGATGGGCACttgagtggcgggggggggggggggacgacaaggATGGGCGACCAGGGGGTGTGCAACACGGAGGAGTccgggagggctgggggctgcatccGCTGCTCCCTGCAGGTGTAACGGTGCATCAGCAGGACGTGCCCATTGCACATGTGGGTGTGCATTGGGAAAGCGAGTGTGCACATCCCTGCCCGCCCATGGCTGGGGAGGCTGGTTGGGTTGCACGAGGGGGCGTGTTGCACAGGCAGTGTTTGCCAGGTTGCACACGGGCTGAGCCGTGCAATGGGACACGTCGTCGCCTCCCCCATCTCACCCCCTCTTCCCCCGTCCCCAGGTGGCTGCACACCGAGACCATGTTCGCGGTGGCCCAGCGGCGCTGGCTCTACGTCTACGACAACCAGGGCGTGGAGCTGAACTGCCTGAAACGCTTCAACGGGGTCCTGCGCATGGAGTTCCTGCCCTACCACTTCCTGCTGGCCACCGCggtgagcgggggggaggggggtcctgCTGGCCACTgcggtgagcggggggggggggtcctgctgGCCACCGCGAGGTGGGGGGGAGTCCCTGCTGGCCACCGCGATGAGCAGGGGGGTGAGGGAGTCCTGCTGCCCACCGCggtgaacggggggggggggtcctgctaGTCATCACggtgaatggggggggggtcccactGTGTGGGGGTTCAGATGCTGGGGTTCCTGCTGCTCACCACAGCGAAAGAGGGGGGGCCCGGACACCAGGGCTCCTGCTGGCCAATGCGGTAAAGCGGGGAGTGGGCCTGGGCGCCAGGGTTTGGGGGCCGGTGCCCCACTGATCCCTCGTACCCCGTGCAGAGCGAGACGGGGTTCCTGCAGTACCTGGACATCTCGGTAGGGAAGGAAGTTGCCACCATCTGCACCCGGGGGGGGCGCCTGGGCGTGATGGGGCAGAACCCGGCCAACGCCATCGTCCACCTGGGACACAGCAATGGTGAgactgccccaaccctgccccattGCTACTCCCCCGCCCCACTGCTTCCCCACCCTGTCCCCAAACCCACCGCTACCCCCACTGCTACCCCCAACTCTTCCCCCAACTCCGTCCCGACTCCAACCCCATTGCTACCCCCCTGTACTGCATAACCAACCACCCGCCCAGCCACTGCCCTTGTCCACCAGGGCAAAGCAACGGTGAGACCTCCCTGTGCCCCACCATAATCCCCTGACGCCCCTGTACCCCATAACCAACCTGCAGCCTGGCCAGCGCCATCATCCACTGTGggtacagcagcagtgagacccACCCCTGCGCCATcgtcccctgccccacactgctAGGAGCGTTTCTCCCGGGGCCCTCAAGCCCTGTGAGTGTCAGTGTGttatccccaccccatccccccggcagggcccagcccccccccccccccccccccccccccccccgcaggctcAGACAGGGATGTTCCATCAacctcccagcatgcactgggctcaGCGTGGCCCCATCCCCCCGTAGCCTGGCCTGGTCAGTCAGACCCAGTGCTATGACTCCCCCTTAGCGCCCCCCCAGCCGTGAACCTGGCCCTGTCCATTCCCTCCACCCCTTGTTAACCCCTTGTGCCCAGTGGGGGGTGACCACCCCCCCATTAACTCCTCgtgctctgtgccccccccccccccccccccccccaggcactgTGACCCTGTGGAGCCCCAACGTCAAGGAACCCCTGGTGCGGATGTTGTGCCACCAAGGGGGGGTCCGGGCTGTGGCCGTCGATAGCTCTGGAACGTGAGTGACTGGGGGGGCAGCCctgctgtggtggggaggggcCTGAGGGGTGAGTAGGGAAAGGGGGCCACAGGGGTgcatgtgggggaaggaggggagctaGGGGTGGGGTCTCCCTCCACTTTCCCCAGCTACATGGTGTCATCAGGGCAGGGGTGGAATATGGAGCGGGGGGGGTCACTCTATGggtctctccccacctccccccaggtACATGGCGATGTCGGGGCTGgcatgggagaggaggagggtgggggggtcaggCTGTGATCTCCCCCCAGGTACATGGCGACGTCGAGGCTGGGGTGGGACGGTGGGGGGGCTTCGGGGTGACACTGGGGGGGGTCACACTGTGGGTCTGCTCCCGCCAGATACATGGTGATGTcagggctggtggggggtggggatgtcaCACTGTGGGTCTGCCCCCGCCTCCTGCCAGATACATGGTGATGTCAGGGCTGGTGGCACTGTGGTCTCTCCCCGTCTCCCCCCAGGTACATGGCGACgtcggggctggggtgggagaggagggggggcttGGAGGGTGACactggagggtcgggggggtcACGCTGTGGTCTCTCCCCGTCTCCCCCCAGGTACATGGCGACgtcggggctggggtgggagaggagggggggcttGGAGGGTGACACTGGAGGGTCAGGGGGGGTCACACTGTGGTCTCTCCCCGTCTCCCCCCAGGTACATGGCGACGTCGGGGCTGGACCGGAAGCTGCGTGTCTACGACCTCCGGGCGTATCAGCCCCTGCAGTCGCTGGTGC
The window above is part of the Chrysemys picta bellii isolate R12L10 chromosome 12, ASM1138683v2, whole genome shotgun sequence genome. Proteins encoded here:
- the LOC101952832 gene encoding WD repeat-containing protein 46 isoform X2; the encoded protein is MEAVAGSGAQGGPAGGGKKKTTTKKLQRYWEGAPQPDPPAAAPSKAKRRRRNEKTRPRAGAKGSLEARKRPRASEAAGRISGKRDPFPGPAPLSRHKVKKFQRGQKSQLAGASSRRLRDHLASLDQKVELAAQQAARMELLLPEEPGFLEGDPGEDTCTIAQADIAEAADIASATKHFELTLNQFGPYRMDYTRPGRHLLLGGRRGHVAALDWQTKSLLCEINVMETVTDVTWLHTETMFAVAQRRWLYVYDNQGVELNCLKRFNGVLRMEFLPYHFLLATASETGFLQYLDISVGKEVATICTRGGRLGVMGQNPANAIVHLGHSNGTVTLWSPNVKEPLVRMLCHQGGVRAVAVDSSGTYMATSGLDRKLRVYDLRAYQPLQSLVLPVGAGHLSFSQRGLLAAACGDVVQVYRDVPVQPPHKPYLSHTLPQAAHGLRFCPFEDVLGVGHGSGFTSLLVPGAGQANFDALENNPFRSRKQRQEWEVKALLEKIPSELITLDPGQLGRVDTITMEQKHQERVERLGFDPQAKPAFQPRRKLKGRSSAGSLLRRKKKVANQEQRTKIRKSLEQQQVAEREPKAAPRAQRSALDRFKK
- the LOC101952832 gene encoding WD repeat-containing protein 46 isoform X1 — translated: MEAVAGSGAQGGPAGGGKKKKTTTKKLQRYWEGAPQPDPPAAAPSKAKRRRRNEKTRPRAGAKGSLEARKRPRASEAAGRISGKRDPFPGPAPLSRHKVKKFQRGQKSQLAGASSRRLRDHLASLDQKVELAAQQAARMELLLPEEPGFLEGDPGEDTCTIAQADIAEAADIASATKHFELTLNQFGPYRMDYTRPGRHLLLGGRRGHVAALDWQTKSLLCEINVMETVTDVTWLHTETMFAVAQRRWLYVYDNQGVELNCLKRFNGVLRMEFLPYHFLLATASETGFLQYLDISVGKEVATICTRGGRLGVMGQNPANAIVHLGHSNGTVTLWSPNVKEPLVRMLCHQGGVRAVAVDSSGTYMATSGLDRKLRVYDLRAYQPLQSLVLPVGAGHLSFSQRGLLAAACGDVVQVYRDVPVQPPHKPYLSHTLPQAAHGLRFCPFEDVLGVGHGSGFTSLLVPGAGQANFDALENNPFRSRKQRQEWEVKALLEKIPSELITLDPGQLGRVDTITMEQKHQERVERLGFDPQAKPAFQPRRKLKGRSSAGSLLRRKKKVANQEQRTKIRKSLEQQQVAEREPKAAPRAQRSALDRFKK